Proteins from a single region of Bdellovibrio svalbardensis:
- a CDS encoding PAS domain-containing protein — MNLSEKKKTIEYFSFWHLQNKITLFSLIAILLLSALFAIGAVVLPTISTNQFIAFIVLTPTLACFGIAACHSSSLESAKAQHEYKKLQSRLSEAEHSQITLDRFFSISTDLMAVAGNDGLLKKVSASLINTLGYNEKVLLSTPFVDFIHPDDQESTLKNIEALNLGIRSVGFENRYRAADKTYRTLSWSAAADAELGVRFASARDITEERNYQIRNQQILDSAPFLLLVTDCDGTITNCNAAFARSIGTSRDSLLGQKAKRLQSTELKFSSLEKEQQVIRTRQPLTFDEVLSIQGLEVRHLSTIFPIFDQSGNIVSIGKVSLNTDSSAESKT; from the coding sequence TTGAATCTAAGCGAGAAGAAAAAAACAATTGAATATTTCAGCTTCTGGCATTTACAAAACAAGATCACTTTGTTTTCTTTGATTGCCATTTTACTTCTATCCGCTCTCTTTGCGATTGGCGCCGTTGTGCTTCCAACGATCAGCACAAATCAGTTTATCGCCTTTATCGTACTAACCCCAACTCTGGCATGTTTTGGGATTGCGGCCTGCCACTCCTCCAGCCTTGAATCCGCCAAAGCACAGCATGAGTATAAGAAGCTGCAATCGCGCCTGTCCGAAGCCGAACACTCCCAAATCACCTTAGATCGATTTTTCTCCATCTCCACCGACCTCATGGCCGTCGCAGGAAATGATGGTCTTTTAAAGAAAGTCAGCGCGTCACTTATTAACACTTTGGGATACAACGAGAAAGTATTGCTCAGCACCCCGTTTGTTGACTTCATTCACCCCGACGATCAAGAGTCGACATTAAAGAACATCGAAGCCTTGAATCTGGGTATACGCTCCGTCGGTTTTGAGAACCGATATCGCGCAGCCGATAAGACCTATAGAACCTTAAGCTGGAGCGCCGCCGCCGATGCCGAACTCGGTGTAAGATTCGCCTCTGCCCGCGATATTACCGAAGAACGCAATTACCAAATTCGCAATCAGCAGATATTGGATTCCGCCCCCTTTCTGCTATTGGTGACAGACTGTGATGGCACAATCACCAATTGCAATGCTGCCTTTGCCCGCTCCATCGGGACCTCACGAGATTCACTATTGGGACAGAAAGCAAAACGCCTTCAGTCAACCGAACTCAAATTCTCAAGTCTTGAAAAAGAACAGCAAGTTATAAGAACTCGGCAGCCATTGACCTTTGACGAAGTTTTATCAATTCAAGGCTTAGAGGTAAGACATCTTTCAACTATTTTCCCTATCTTCGATCAATCGGGAAACATCGTCTCTATTGGAAAGGTTTCCTTGAATACTGACTCGAGCGCCGAAAGCAAGACATAG
- a CDS encoding glutathione S-transferase family protein, with protein sequence MMIEVYGSPRSSAGRVYLMLEELGLKYKTMPMDMKNKEHKSPEFLALNPNGKVPCLKENDYVIWESIAINQYLAEKYMPEMLGSTPEEKGHVAQWSVWAMTELQPPLVDILIQMIFVTEDKRNHSVIEKAKEKIPGLMNILNQALTNKDYLVGGKFSVADINMASVVSILTHLHMDVSPYKNVQHWMEKMNSRPAFRKYSEL encoded by the coding sequence ATGATGATTGAAGTTTATGGCTCACCAAGATCAAGTGCAGGACGTGTTTATCTGATGCTCGAAGAGCTTGGACTCAAATATAAAACTATGCCTATGGATATGAAAAACAAAGAGCATAAGTCACCCGAGTTCTTGGCGCTCAATCCCAACGGTAAAGTGCCTTGCCTTAAAGAAAATGATTATGTGATTTGGGAATCCATTGCGATCAATCAATATCTTGCGGAAAAATACATGCCTGAGATGCTGGGCTCCACTCCTGAGGAAAAAGGCCACGTGGCCCAGTGGAGCGTCTGGGCGATGACTGAACTTCAACCACCTCTTGTCGATATCTTAATCCAAATGATCTTTGTCACGGAAGACAAACGCAATCATTCGGTGATTGAGAAAGCCAAAGAGAAGATCCCTGGTTTGATGAACATCCTAAATCAGGCTCTTACAAATAAAGACTATTTGGTCGGTGGCAAATTCAGCGTTGCAGATATCAACATGGCTTCGGTTGTAAGCATTTTAACTCATCTCCATATGGACGTATCTCCATACAAGAATGTCCAACATTGGATGGAGAAAATGAATTCGCGCCCAGCATTCCGCAAATACAGCGAACTCTAA
- a CDS encoding DUF1697 domain-containing protein — protein MKMVALLRGINVGGNRKVPMKELHSIAVKAGLQQVKTYINSGNLIFEVDKLSAADTTVLLEKAIQKHFGFAVDVVVRTEKQWKTYASKEPFTDAAKSRPNLLMIGLSKLPLPANIDSILSERAAANERIKIINDAIWIDFADGVARSKLTPTWINKAAGSPVTMRNWKTVMKLNEMLATE, from the coding sequence ATGAAGATGGTAGCACTTTTACGGGGAATTAACGTTGGTGGGAACCGCAAGGTTCCGATGAAGGAACTGCATTCAATTGCTGTCAAAGCCGGACTTCAACAAGTCAAAACCTATATCAATAGCGGCAATCTCATATTTGAGGTCGACAAGTTAAGTGCTGCAGATACAACGGTTTTATTAGAAAAGGCGATTCAGAAGCATTTTGGTTTCGCGGTTGACGTCGTCGTCCGAACGGAAAAGCAATGGAAAACCTATGCCTCAAAGGAACCATTTACTGATGCTGCCAAAAGTCGACCGAACTTACTTATGATCGGCCTTTCTAAACTACCGCTACCTGCGAATATCGACAGTATATTGAGCGAACGTGCAGCAGCAAACGAACGTATCAAAATCATCAATGATGCCATTTGGATAGATTTTGCAGATGGCGTTGCAAGATCAAAACTGACACCAACATGGATCAACAAGGCCGCTGGATCCCCTGTTACAATGAGAAACTGGAAAACTGTCATGAAGCTCAATGAGATGCTTGCCACTGAATAA
- a CDS encoding type 2 periplasmic-binding domain-containing protein yields MNLLVFFVILISSTLSSASSKKITLITMDIPPFMSPHLPDQGAAIYGLRQTFKKAGYDLEVRFEPVPRIRNVGLSDKKINGFFPSFTDENFNHKLILSKLFYKTPWVIVERKDKPIIWKEPRDLLKYKGGNVAGYVLRSQVAAIYKNNMQHLESAASDSINILKLIHKRVDFIFIDLNVFNFITTTNPEIKPLAYQLKVNPKIIALNQYGIGFKSDSLNQTLLKEFNKVVDEKEFTQWVSKYLENQTKTAPAK; encoded by the coding sequence ATGAATTTACTCGTCTTTTTTGTAATTCTAATTTCAAGCACATTGTCATCGGCATCATCCAAAAAGATCACCTTAATCACAATGGATATTCCACCATTTATGAGTCCCCATCTGCCAGACCAAGGAGCCGCGATCTATGGGCTTCGGCAAACATTCAAAAAAGCAGGATATGACCTTGAGGTTCGGTTCGAACCTGTTCCAAGAATTCGGAATGTTGGGCTCAGTGATAAAAAAATCAACGGCTTCTTCCCCTCCTTTACCGATGAAAATTTTAATCACAAGCTCATTCTCTCAAAACTATTTTATAAGACACCCTGGGTGATTGTTGAAAGAAAAGACAAGCCCATAATCTGGAAAGAGCCCCGTGACCTTTTGAAGTACAAAGGGGGCAATGTTGCCGGATATGTTCTAAGATCTCAGGTTGCTGCCATCTACAAAAACAATATGCAACACCTGGAATCGGCAGCAAGCGACTCCATCAATATCTTAAAGTTGATTCATAAGCGTGTGGATTTTATATTTATCGATCTTAATGTCTTTAACTTCATCACAACAACAAATCCCGAAATCAAACCCTTGGCGTATCAGCTCAAAGTGAATCCCAAGATTATAGCCCTCAATCAATATGGAATTGGATTTAAATCTGATAGTCTCAATCAAACCTTGTTAAAGGAATTCAATAAAGTCGTCGACGAAAAGGAATTCACACAATGGGTTTCAAAATATCTTGAGAATCAAACCAAAACCGCACCTGCAAAATGA
- a CDS encoding DUF6404 family protein, which yields MTYQDKVAAWNEFVKSKKMQRGYAQFPTLTYVKFGHEPAPLLFWGFWEITALLGINYGVGWGIAMHFLSWKQMNAPLWLQVGAAVFAGLSFGAVMAWMMKRQLKKYNLSTWEKFVAEIQNKMKSA from the coding sequence ATGACTTATCAAGATAAAGTGGCCGCCTGGAATGAGTTCGTTAAATCTAAAAAAATGCAACGAGGCTATGCGCAGTTTCCAACACTTACGTATGTTAAGTTCGGTCATGAACCAGCTCCACTATTATTTTGGGGCTTCTGGGAAATTACTGCACTTCTTGGAATTAACTATGGAGTAGGCTGGGGTATTGCAATGCATTTCCTATCCTGGAAACAAATGAATGCTCCTCTTTGGCTTCAAGTTGGAGCAGCCGTTTTTGCAGGCCTTTCTTTTGGAGCTGTAATGGCTTGGATGATGAAGCGACAACTCAAAAAGTATAATTTAAGTACCTGGGAAAAGTTCGTCGCTGAAATTCAAAACAAAATGAAGTCGGCCTAG